Part of the Ochotona princeps isolate mOchPri1 chromosome 15, mOchPri1.hap1, whole genome shotgun sequence genome, AAAGAACTGCTCTCTGCCCAGGCATTCAGTCGCCTTCCTCTTCACCAGACGTCCAGTCTCCCTGCTCGCCTCTTTGCCAAGATCCTCACCATGAGCAGACAAGTGTATAAGACATCCGGCGGCGGGAGCCGCAGCTTCTCTGGCCGTTCTGCCGTGGTtcctggccgaagcagcagcagcagcagcaccaggatgAGCTGTGTGGCCCGTTCAGCAGCAGCTGGCTCAGGGACCTCTGGGATCCGAGGGGTAGCAGGTGGCTTTGGCAGTCGCAGCCTCTACAACTTGGGTGGCCACAAGAGCATCTCCATGAGTGTGGCAGCTGGTGGCTCCCAGGCCGGTGGCTTTGGTGGAGGGCGGAGCATTTGTGGCAGTGGCTTTGGGGGAGGCTATGGAGGTGGCTTTGGTGGTGGCAGTGGAATGGGAGGTGGTTTTGGGGGAGCAGGTGCCTTTGGGGGAGCAGGTGCCTTTGGGGGAGCTGGTGGCTTTGGGGGAGCTGGTGGCTTTGGTGGTCCTGGTGGTTTTGGTGGCCCTGGTGGTTTCCCTGGAGGCATCCAGGAAGTGACTGTCAATCAaagcctgctgcagcccctcaaTGTGGAGATTGACCCGCAGATTGGGCAAGTGAGGGCCCAGGAGCGGGAGCAGATCAAGACCCTCAACAACAAGTTTGCTTCTTTCATTGACAAGGTGATGGAACTTAGGCGGGGATTTTGTATTTGACATGGTGTTTCAATGGGTCCTGGGTGGGCTGGGTGGGCTTGGTCAAAGGGGATAAATGATGAACTGGCCATGGTCAGTTGAGGAGGAGATGTAGAAAGACAACGGACCCTGTTTGGACCCCAACATGGCCACTGCCTGTTTGAGCCTCTACTCAAGTGTTCCACCTTTGCCTTCTCTAGGCCTgggctggcagagctggcagcccAAAGCCACTGGTAGGGTTGGGTTCAATTTAGAGCTGTGGGCTCTTCACAAGGATGCTTTCTGGCTCTTTCCCTCCCGTCTCTGTGCCAGGGAGTAGAGCCAATGCCTGGGGAAGGGGTGAAGGAGGCTGGCAGTGGAGCCTTGGTTCCAAGGGACTGTGAAAGACCTTCTCCAGTCCAGGCCAAACTTCACAGTGCTGTGTCCACTTCAGACTCAAGCACAGGGCAGCCAGCATCAGTTCCCAGTGCTTCCCAGCTCTGCCAACCCTGCTGAAGGTTTTTGTGCATTGTATTGAAGTTGAGATGGAGACACAAAGTCTCCCTGACCAAAGAGTCATTGTTAAATTTTTCCTGCTACAGGTTTGGCCATGGGGAGGGGCATCTTCCATCTAATTTTTTCCAAATGCACCATTCCGACCCAGCACCTCTCTCAGCATTCTTTCCAGCCGCAGTAGTAGCCTTTGTGccctgggagaccagcagagaCACCTGCTCCTAGTTGAGTTAAAGTGTTCCCCTAACCTGCTTCCCGGCCCTCCGGCTCTCACTGCTGGCTGCCTGAGATGCTTGGCTCCATGTGCTGCAGGTGCGCTTCCTGGAGCAGCAGAACAAGGTCCTGGAGACCAAGTGGacactgctgcagcagcagggcacCAACTCCATCACAGGCACCAACAACCTTGAGCCCCTCTTTGAGAACCACATCAATTACCTGCGCAGTTACTTGGATGGCATCATCAGTGAGAGAGGCCGCCTGGACTCAGAGCTAAGAAACATGCAGGACCTGGTGGAGGACTTCAAGAAGAAGTGAGTGACcaggggggaggaggagcagggatgGGAAGACATCATTGTGGGCCACCCTGCTCCGAGTCCTCCTGACCCCTGCCTGACTGAGCCGGTGCTCAGTCTCTCCTTAATTTCAcggtgtggggagggggtgtaGCTTGGATCACAGGGCTCCCTTTACTTTCCTGCTTCAAGCAGAGGCTTTTTCAAAGGAGACTGTGTGGCAAGGGATGAGTGTGGAGTCGAACAAGCACTTTGTCTATGAGCTGGGTCTGAAGAGATCCTGGGACTCACAGAATTGAGGGTGACCAGATGTTCCCTCAATATTTTATGAGACCAAGGGCTGTCCTCCAAAGCAGGAGTTATTTGGGTTGTTTGGTCTGGTTGGTGTCCCTAACCAATATGGAGCTGGTAGGGAGGATGTGGTCCCCACAGGGGCAGGAGAGGGACTGAGGGGCTCTGGGAGGGGAGCTGTCAGGTTTTTCTAGAACGGTAGGGTGGAGGATGACTGCCAAGCCCCTTCTGTTTCCTGCAGATATGAGGATGAAATCAACAAGCGCACAGCTGCCGAGAACGAATTTGTGACCCTGAAAAAGGTGAGGGCTGCTTGAAGGATGTGGGAGCTGCAGAATTGCAGGTGTTTGagtgggaaagaagtggaggagcctTTTCCCTTCATAGCCACTGAGCTGCCAAATTCAAAAGGAAGCCAGGTACACCTTTGTGTTAGGGTGGGATGGAACAGAATGGATGCTGCCACCAAGATGAGAACTTCCCCTCATATAGAGGCTGATGGTAGCCAGGAACATCTGTCCGTGTCCTAACTTATGACACTTGCTGGTGATTGCCTGACTCTCCTTGGGGTAAATGGGGGGTGGGGCACAAATCCCTTAAGTTTTTGTCTTCCCTAGGACGTGGATGCCTCCTACATGAACAAGGTGGAGCTCCAGGCCAAGGTGGATGCCTTGATGGATGAGATCAATTTCCTGAGGACCCTGTACGATGCTGTAAGAATGTGGAGGGGGAGGGTGAGGTGGTGTCAGGGCTGAGGCTGTCAGAGGTGAGGCCCAAAGACCATGGGGGTCTGCAGGATGGACTTCGGACCTTAGCTTCTCCGAGCAGGGTGGGGCTGATGCACATTCTTAGCCCAGCACTGAACTGTCTGTTGGGGTCTCCATCTGCCTCAGTGTGCCTGTAACACAGACTCTGAAAGTGAACAGGCTCCCTCCGCATTGGCAGGAGCTGTCCCAGATGCAGAGCCATGTCTCTGACACATCTGTGGTGCTGTCCATGGACAACAACCGCAACCTGGACCTGGACAGCATCATCGCCGAGGTCCGCGCCCAGTACGAGGACATCGCCCAGAGAAGCAAGGCGGAGGCCGAGGCGCTGTACCAGACCAAGGTGGGGGCCAGGCACTTCTCGGAGGATCCCTTGGGGGTCTCCAGGAAGCTGTGGCCCTGCTGAGTGGAGGAGGCATCCCTGTGATGGACACTCCCTTGCAGAACTTCTCACCTTTTGGGGGTAGTGGCTGTGCCCTGCACTGTTGGGCCATGTGGAGTCCACTTCAGCTTGCTTAGGAACTAGAGGGAGGTAGAACTTTCAATCCTACCTCCCCAGCTCCCTTTGAGGTACCCCTGCTGCAACACAGTCCACCAGTACTTACGAAGTATCTCAAGATATATATATTTGGTGGGGGGGTCCTGAAACAAGTTAGGCGAAGCTACATGAACACTCCCTTGTCTTCCCCTTTGTCCTCCAGCTTGGGGAGCTGCAGACCACGGCTGGCAGGCACGGCGATGACCTGAGGAGCACCAAGAGTGAGATCGCAgagctcaacaggctgatccagAGGCTGCGGGCCGAGATTGAGAACGTCAAGAAGCAGGTGTGGTGGTGGGTGTGGGTACTTTGGGTGTGGGACTCAGGaactcaggactcctggcttggAATAGGCTCCAGAGGGCAGCCTGGGCAGCACTGACCTTCATGGAGTTAAAAAGCCAGGCTGATCTAGATGTGCTGGCTAAGCTGCAGGGAACCATCTCCGTGGATGGAGGTGCCAAAGGAGCGATGTTCACTGATTTTCACACCGGACAAAGCAGAGGTTCTGTGGCCTTCTTCCTGGGCTCACTCTGTGTACcatcccctgcccctgccctcagaATGCCAGCCTGCAATCAGCCATCGCTGATGCTGAGCAGCGCGGGGAGCTGGCCCTCAAGGATGCTCGGGCCAAGCTGGACGGTCTGGAGGCCGCACTGCAGAAGGCCAAGGATGACCTGGCCCGGCTGCTGCGCGACTACCAGGAGCTGATGAACGTGAAGCTGGCCCTGGACGTAGAGATCGCCACCTACCGCAAGCTGCTGGAGGGCGAGGAGTGCAGGTGAATGTGCAGGCATCTTAGCTCCCTGCCCCAAGGCACACTGTGCCAGCCAGGTGCCTGGCATGGAGGCATGTGCAGACAGGCCCCACCTTCCCTGGGCCTTGTAGAGGAGCACTTGCTTTCATGAGCCCAACAGTTAATAAAAGCATGGATGCAACTTTCTGTGCCTATAGGAGGGTGGGAGAAAGCTTCCAAGTTCCGTTCTGGATGCTGGTCACCTTGGCCCGTGGCCTCTTGGTGATGGGGTTGTCTGCTTGCTTTTTCAAACAGAATGTCCGGAGAGTGCCAGAGTGCTGTCAGCATCTGTAAGTTTTCCCAGCGACCGGGGCAGCCGGAAGCTGCTTCTCAAATGTTCATGCTGATTGTGAACCCTGTTTCccagggaggtggagggaggactTTCTGGGAGTGGAGGGGCTGATTGGCACCTGTGATTGACACTTCCAAGATGAGTGTGGCTGGCTGCTGGAAAGGGGTGTATCCAGCGGGAGCCCTGAGAATAGGGCAGAGAAACTCCTCGGAGGTCATCCAGAAAACAACGGTGGTGGGCTGAGTGTGTGACATGAGGGCAGCTGGCTGTGACCCCTCTCAGTCACACTCTGGCCTCCGAGGGTGGATCATCAGCTAATTCTCACGTAGcgatgtgggtgctgggtgctcATGGCcatcctttctctccctttccagcGGTGGtcaacagcagcaccaccacctcaGCCGCAGCAGGTGGCTATGGAGGCGGCTTCGGCATGGGAGGTGGTGCAGGTGGCTTAGGCCGCGGAGGTGGCAGCGGATTTAGCAGTGGATTcggtggcggcagcagcagcagcagcagcggattCAGGGTGGGCAGCGGCGGCGGTTTCGGCTCCAGCTCTGGGGGTCGCAGCGCCGTCAGTGGAGGAGGCTTCAGCTCGGGCAGCACCCGGGGCAGCAGTGTCAAATTCTCCCAGTCCTCCCAGCGCTACTCCAGATGAAGAAAACCCAGCTGTGCAGCCACCCCAGCGTCCCTTTCCCaacagctcctcctcctctcccagcaTCAGTGAGCCCTCCAGCAccatccctcccacccccagcgaGCTGCGCGTGGGGGAGTAGCTGCAAGGCACGTTCAGATCCCTGGCCTGACCCACCTGGGCCTTGTCTCtctggctgcagcctgtgccCACAGCTATCCAAGTGGGGTCTCCTTCTCCTGCACTGGGGTGGGATGCACCCCGGTTGTGATGTATATAACGCACTGTCCTCTCCTCCTACCTGTTCTGTTGCTAATAAATTGCATTGTCCTTCATTCTGTGAGTGTTTTTAGCATGTTTTCTCATTGTACTGGCCTCTCCAGCCACTTCCCCgtccctctgcctctgtcctcTCTTGTGTGGGCTCTGCCATCCAACCCACAGAATGACGCCTCTAGTGGATGACATTGAAATAGCTAAGATCCAGCTCTTGTACCTTGAGCACTGTGGCCTGGATGAGGGCCACACTGGGGACTGTGTGACTTTGTGGTTCTTGAGGGCAgggccccctcacctcctgtcttCTCTGGCTTGGGGCAACCCACAAGGCCTCAGGAACAGAGGTGCTGGTTTCTACTACAGCCCGTAAGCTTTCGCTGAGGTGAACTGCAGTGCCAAAGTCAGACATTCGGGCTACTGTTGTGGCACATCCTGTTAAGCTGCTGCTCGGGCAATATTGGagagctggtttgaatcccagctcctctgcttcctatccagctccttgctaatgcacctggaaaagcgaTAGAGGAAgagccaggtccttgggcccctgctgctgacatgggagacccggatggggtTCTTGGCGTCAGTCTGGCCAGGACTTGGCTGTCACGGCcttttggggactaaaccagcagatggaaggcctctctctttgtgttacttctgcctttcaaacaagcaaatgcaTCTATTTAAAATAGAATAGTAGTTGCATGAAGGAATGAATGGAACAATTTGTGATGGAGAAGGCATGTGGAGAAATACAGGTGATGTCAGACTGAGAAGAAACAAGGCCGTGAATGGGTTGGGTGGGAACAGGGATCAGGAATTCTGCTATGGCGTCATGGCCCAGCGTGTGACTGGCACCATTTACACAGGTGGTGTCATTTGTGGAGATGGGGAGATCTGCAGGGAGACCTTGTGGGAGCTGCACtcgagaccctgaggaagctggcctgACTGTAACTGGGAATGTGGGAGTGGGTTTCCAGCAGGGCTGAGCATTTGCGGCACCCAGCACCAGGATGCAGGTAGTTAGGATGGTTTGAAAGTCATGGGCATGGATCTGGGGAGAGCTGGGCATTTAGAGGCAGCCAACCAGCCAACTAGCTAGCCAGCCAGGAGAGCTTGGTCCACGTTTTCCAGCTGGTGTGTGTCACAGAAGTCAGAGGGCTTCTCAGTTAGTTCCACTATCCACAGACCTCAAGTGACACTCGAATAGCAGCCTCTGCTTCTGCCCAACTCTGTGCCTGCTGCCCAACTCTGTGCCTGCTGCTCAACTCTGTGCCTGCTGCCCAACTCTGTGCCTGCTGCCCAACTCTGTGCCTGCTGCTCAACTCTGTGCCTGCTGCCCAACTCTGTGCCTGCTGCTCAACTCTGTGCCTGCTGCCCAACTCTGTGCCTGCTGCCCAACTCTGTGCCTGCTGCTCAACTCTGTGCCTGCTGCCCTTGCTCAGCATGGGTTTATGGGAGACCCTGTGACCTGAGTAGCCCCCAAATGGTGGGAGGGGATCCTGGCAACTTCTTAGAGGGAGCTTGACCTGGGAGGCATGCAGAGGTGGAGAGGACTATTTCTTGCAGATATGTTGTCCCAGAGGTGTGGCCATAACAGGGGGCCTTGTGGCAGGCAGGGCCTGAGACTGAAGACACCAACACATTACCTGATTCAATCCCAAGtactccttctcttccttcccccttGGCATTTACATAATTCCCTTGTGCAATTCtatgctgatttttcttttctttttatttcaagatttctttttttatttatttggagagcacagtgacagagagagacagagggacacacacgcacacacacacacacacacgacaaagggagagagagaaagatcttccatctgctagttcattccccaaatgatcacaatggctatGGCTAGGCCagaccatagccaggagccaggagcccagagcttcttctgggtcttcacatgcagggtcccaagcacctgggccatcctccactgctttcctaggccattagtagggagctggttgggaagtggaacattcaggacatgaactggtgctcatgtgggatcccagtgcttgaaaggTGAGGGTTTAACCATTGAACCATtgaactattgtgccaggcccttggtgAGACCTTCTATTGCTGGAGTCTGGAGTCAGTGTTCGCTGTGTTGTTCATGTTCTTTCTGTCCTCTAAGGCACAGGGAGAATTTACAGTGATTGTTGAATACTTGGATGCTGGAATGGGATTTGGGGGGTCCTTGGTTAATGGTCAAGAATGTTTTGGACCTGATGTTGTGGTGCTTTGGGTTAAGTCACCGCCTGCAATGCAAGTGTCCCAGCctaggggcactggtttgagtcctggctgctgcatttccagtgcAGTTCCTGCtatggacctgggaaagctgtgcagaatggcttgagtgcttggactcctgacacccatgtggaagacccagaagacattCCAGGAGCCTGGCTTTGCCTTCCATTGTTTTCATTTGGGAAGTTTGTGTCATTTTATCTCTGTAgccctacttttcaaataaatgggatttttattattttcattggaaaggtagatttacagagagaaggagagatagaaagatcttccatttgctggttcactcctcaaatggctgcaactgccaaagctgagcagattgaagccaggagccaggagcttcttctgggtctctaatggactgaagaattttcttttgcttgctCTGCTTCAGACCACACCTCTCTTCCTTGGGTGTAGCATGCATGGTACATACAGGGGAACCAAATTCTGCCCTCTCCCGCCCTgtcctgctcccctccctggaATGCTCAGGAGAGCTCTGTCCTATTTCAAGAGTGTGTTGACTCATGGGATCACACTGCCCTTGACCTTAAAGGAAAACAAGATGTGCTGGTAGATTTTCTTCTGGGATACAAAAGCTACAGGCCAGAGCAAGCATCAACAGTGATGGTGACACATCCACCCAAGACTCAGCTATGGAAATTGGTATTGTTTCCTTGCAAGAATCAGTTCAGCCCCCGTCAGTGGATTATCCAGTCGTGACTACTTTGGAAGACATTCGGAGTGCCAAGTGTCAGATCGTCTCTCAATAAATTCTCTGCAAGATTCTTGTCTGTTATTCCTGAAGtcggtgggatttttttttttttttttggatcagcCCATTGCCAGAAATCTCAGACAATCTGGGGTCTGGGCTGatcatttccctgccttctcagcACTTTAGCCCATGTGCATTCTTACTGCTGACAGTCAAGGAGAATGGCTGCTAGCAGTCATGCTGGGGTCACTGAGAAATTACATGGGTGTTTTGGAAACACTGCTCATCCTTGGCCCCCACCCTAGCATAGGCCCTTTGGCTTGCCAGCTGTTCAATGCATGTCTCCGCTCTGCTAACCACCCCAACACTTGCAGCCCAGGTTGAAGGTTGAATGGGGCAGGGAGCAGTTTCCCCAGAAAACCAAGGGAGATGCAGTGGGAGTAATCCAGTATTGCTGGCATCTAAGGCAGCATTACCACATGGTGCTGACAACTCCATCAGTATCCCAACTCTGGGAGAGGACAGGGGACCAGAAGGAATGGCGTGGTTCTCAGGGAACAGATGGACATTTCTGGTGACATTTGTGGTTGTCGCAACTAGAGCAGGGCTACTTGTACCTGGAAGGTATAGAGAGACCTGGAACAGTACCAAGCATCCAGTCATGGCCAGTGTCGTGGGGCAGGCGTTTGGTCAGGCAGTTCAGAGGACCACATtccggggccagcattgtggcatagtagattaggcctctgccttttgggctgatatcccatacaggcactgattcgagtcttggctgttccacttccaacccagctctctgctggtagcTTGGAAGAGcggcagaagatagctcaagtgcttgggaacatgtacccacgtaggagatccagagcaggctgctggctttggactggagcAGGTCTgaccattatggctatttggagagtgagtcagtggatggaaaaatctctcttctctcattaaatctgtcattttctttcaaagaaacttcttaaaaaaaagtgaaatactgGGCTGGACttttggctccagctccctggtaacatgcctgggagagcagaggaagatggcccaagtgtctcggtccctgccactcatgtgaaagatggagaggaagctcctggctctggtctttggtctgggccagccgtctgttgtgggtgtttggagaAGTGGACCAatagatagaagagctctctctctctctctctctcttccttggaTTGCTTTTGCACCCAGCAACAAATTAATTTCTTCCCCCTACAATGATTTCTTCCAGGGGTGGCTCTCCGTGCCAGAGAGAGGATCTCCCATTGAATGGCTGGGCATGTCTTGCTCCCCTCACCTGCCTTCTGTGGCCAGCAtgatgcctggcacacagcaggccaCATGGGTGCCACTGAGCTAATGAGCAATGCGCACTGGAGGAGGGTGGCATGGGCTCCGAACGCAGTCACTGTCCTGAATACCTGACAAAGGCAACAAGGTCCAACACAGCTCTTGTTCCTGGTGCCAGTGACTATGGGCATTCTGCACATGTCATTTGCTTAATCCTGGTGCTGTCAGGCAGGTCCCTGGAGTAGGAGTATGTGGGTACTTGCAGAGACACATGCCATCCCTTCTGGGGAGGGGCAGATTTGGATCTGCCTGGGATGAAACCCAGGACACTAATAACTCTGCTGTGCTCTCTAGCAGAGCCGGCTGGTCTCTTTCTGTCCCTTGAACATCCTTTCATGTGGATTTTCTGGCTCTGGTGTGTGGTACTAATTCCTTCTGTGGAGCCTTGGGGTTCCAGAAACCAACCAGAAGTcctcccagcagcagaagagatgTCCCCCTCCTCCCACATGGAGGCCCATGTGGCTGGATCTAGCTCCCACTCTGGAGGGTCTGCTCTCCCCCTGGAGCAGCCGGAGAGGCTTATGGCAGGGAGCACTGTAGTTATGGCAGGTGTTTCTCT contains:
- the KRT3 gene encoding keratin, type II cytoskeletal 3 isoform X2, which translates into the protein MSRQVYKTSGGGSRSFSGRSAVVPGRSSSSRTSGIRGVAGGFGSRSLYNLGGHKSISMSVAAGGSQAGGFGGGRSICGSGFGGGYGGGFAGGFGGAGGFGGPGGFGGPGGFPGGIQEVTVNQSLLQPLNVEIDPQIGQVRAQEREQIKTLNNKFASFIDKVRFLEQQNKVLETKWTLLQQQGTNSITGTNNLEPLFENHINYLRSYLDGIISERGRLDSELRNMQDLVEDFKKKYEDEINKRTAAENEFVTLKKDVDASYMNKVELQAKVDALMDEINFLRTLYDAELSQMQSHVSDTSVVLSMDNNRNLDLDSIIAEVRAQYEDIAQRSKAEAEALYQTKLGELQTTAGRHGDDLRSTKSEIAELNRLIQRLRAEIENVKKQNASLQSAIADAEQRGELALKDARAKLDGLEAALQKAKDDLARLLRDYQELMNVKLALDVEIATYRKLLEGEECR
- the KRT3 gene encoding keratin, type II cytoskeletal 3 isoform X1; the protein is MSRQVYKTSGGGSRSFSGRSAVVPGRSSSSSSTRMSCVARSAAAGSGTSGIRGVAGGFGSRSLYNLGGHKSISMSVAAGGSQAGGFGGGRSICGSGFGGGYGGGFGGGSGMGGGFGGAGAFGGAGAFGGAGGFGGAGGFGGPGGFGGPGGFPGGIQEVTVNQSLLQPLNVEIDPQIGQVRAQEREQIKTLNNKFASFIDKVRFLEQQNKVLETKWTLLQQQGTNSITGTNNLEPLFENHINYLRSYLDGIISERGRLDSELRNMQDLVEDFKKKYEDEINKRTAAENEFVTLKKDVDASYMNKVELQAKVDALMDEINFLRTLYDAELSQMQSHVSDTSVVLSMDNNRNLDLDSIIAEVRAQYEDIAQRSKAEAEALYQTKLGELQTTAGRHGDDLRSTKSEIAELNRLIQRLRAEIENVKKQNASLQSAIADAEQRGELALKDARAKLDGLEAALQKAKDDLARLLRDYQELMNVKLALDVEIATYRKLLEGEECRMSGECQSAVSISVVNSSTTTSAAAGGYGGGFGMGGGAGGLGRGGGSGFSSGFGGGSSSSSSGFRVGSGGGFGSSSGGRSAVSGGGFSSGSTRGSSVKFSQSSQRYSR